One genomic region from Colletotrichum lupini chromosome 7, complete sequence encodes:
- a CDS encoding D-lactonohydrolase — MLLFRSATKAPFISYDDEPLALLGQNPAIELIEKRPGNFAGEAGVTQPGTNNSYMFITVLPFAKGSTTTDRLPQGLWRWDPQKKVLLPAISRTEFPVANGVRPSRDQKTLWVTDFGGDERSRIWALPAQVGAPAIYKYDLNEDMWPVNKRTFGVSRMQAPDGIRIDDKGRVWTGEGEGVMVRSSQGKVIGVFNGQFFTRDSVNTAIVQFELAGDVLVVLG; from the exons ATGCTATTATTTAGA TCTGCCACCAAAGCACCGTTCATCTCATACGATGACGAGCCCCTGGCACTTCTCGGCCAGAATCCAGCCATTGAGTTGATCGAGAAGCGTCCAGGCAACTTTGCGGGAGAAGCTGGC GTCACGCAGCCGGGAACAAACAACTCGTACATGTTCATCACTGTCCTGCCCTTCGCCAAGGGCTCAACCACGACAGATCGCCTGCCTCAGGGTCTGTGGCGCTGGGACCCCCAGAAGAAGGTCTTATTACCTGCCATCAGCAGGACTGAGTTCCCCGTCGCCAACGGCGTCCGACCATCGAGGGACCAAAAAACTCTTTGGGTGACCGACTTTGGCGGCGATGAGCGAAGTAGAATTTGGGCGCTACCGGCTCAAGTAGGAGCACCGGCGATCTACAAATACGATCTCAATGAAGACATGTGGCCTGTCAACAAGCGAACCTTTGGTGTCTCGAGAATGCAGGCTCCGGATGGCATCCGCATCGATGACAAGGGTAGAGTTTGGACGGGTGAGGGTGAAGGTGTTATGGTCCGAAGTTCTCAAGGGAAGGTTATCGGTGTCTTTAATGGACAGTTTTTCACGAGAGATTCTGTTAACACGGCGATTGTACAATTCGAGCTCGCCGGGGATGTTCTGGTAGTGTTGGGCTAG